A genomic segment from Flavobacterium sp. 9R encodes:
- the gldK gene encoding gliding motility lipoprotein GldK: protein MKKIIVFTAFLTLLISCGKSSDKGELVGVKGGKWHPEKPYGMTLVPGGSFIMGKSEHDIAAIDDAPTKTVTVRSFYMDETEITNSEYRSFVEWVKDSTIRVRLAILADMNGQKSSGGKGKNTGSIGDFAFNDSDPTKMTAYDKYMYDNYYSVGTEKDPYATRKLNRKVKLIKDTKKYPDEYYAEVMDSMYLPIDQSYNGLRTIDVNKLKYKYTWMDIQAAAKAKSGSRKDFIRTEEISVYPDTTVWIKDYAYSYNEPMHNDYFWHKAYGEYPVVGVKWTQAKAFCAWRTQNKNTYIKSKQKGRDLINSFRLPTEAEWEYSARGGLESATYPWGGPYTKNDRGCFLANFKPSRGDYAADNALYTVEAKSYEPNGYNLYNMAGNVSEWTNDAYDPNGFEYVSTMNPNVSDASNKRKVVRGGSWKDVAYFLQVSTRDFEYADSARSFIGFRTVQDYMGTQVTGTTKGRK, encoded by the coding sequence ATGAAGAAAATCATTGTGTTTACGGCTTTTTTGACTTTGTTAATAAGCTGTGGTAAATCAAGCGATAAAGGAGAATTAGTAGGTGTTAAAGGAGGTAAGTGGCACCCAGAAAAACCTTACGGAATGACATTAGTTCCAGGAGGTTCTTTTATTATGGGTAAATCAGAGCATGATATTGCCGCTATTGACGATGCACCAACTAAAACCGTTACCGTACGTTCGTTTTATATGGACGAAACCGAAATTACGAATAGTGAATACCGTTCTTTCGTAGAATGGGTAAAAGATTCAACTATCAGAGTTCGATTAGCAATTCTTGCGGACATGAATGGTCAAAAATCCTCTGGAGGCAAAGGTAAAAATACTGGAAGCATTGGAGATTTTGCTTTTAATGATTCCGATCCTACCAAGATGACTGCTTACGATAAGTACATGTATGATAATTATTATAGTGTAGGTACTGAAAAAGATCCATACGCTACAAGAAAGTTGAACCGTAAGGTTAAGCTAATTAAGGATACAAAAAAATACCCAGATGAGTATTATGCTGAAGTAATGGACTCAATGTATTTACCAATAGACCAATCCTACAACGGTCTTAGAACAATTGATGTTAATAAATTGAAGTACAAATACACGTGGATGGATATCCAAGCTGCAGCAAAAGCTAAAAGTGGTTCAAGAAAAGATTTCATTAGAACAGAGGAGATTAGTGTGTATCCAGATACAACTGTGTGGATTAAAGATTATGCTTATTCTTATAATGAGCCAATGCATAATGATTATTTTTGGCACAAAGCTTATGGAGAATATCCAGTAGTTGGTGTGAAATGGACTCAAGCAAAAGCATTTTGTGCTTGGAGAACTCAAAATAAAAACACGTATATTAAATCAAAACAAAAAGGACGTGATTTAATTAATTCTTTCCGTTTGCCTACAGAGGCTGAATGGGAGTACTCTGCAAGAGGTGGTCTGGAATCTGCAACTTACCCTTGGGGAGGCCCTTACACTAAAAACGATAGAGGTTGTTTCTTAGCCAACTTCAAACCAAGTCGTGGTGATTATGCTGCAGATAATGCATTGTATACTGTAGAAGCAAAATCATACGAGCCTAATGGATATAATCTATACAATATGGCAGGTAATGTTTCTGAATGGACTAACGACGCTTACGATCCAAATGGATTTGAGTATGTTTCAACTATGAATCCAAATGTTTCTGATGCTTCTAACAAACGTAAAGTTGTTCGTGGAGGTTCTTGGAAAGATGTTGCTTATTTCTTGCAAGTAAGTACTAGAGATTTTGAATACGCTGACTCAGCAAGAAGTTTTATCGGATTTAGAACTGTTCAGGATTATATGGGTACTCAGGTTACAGGTACCACAAAAGGAAGAAAATAA
- the gldL gene encoding gliding motility protein GldL — translation MALLSKKTMNFAYGMGAAVVIIGALFKITHFELGPLTGTLMLSIGLLVEAAIFALSAFEPVEDELDWTLVYPELANGQAKSQVKKEEKVDAQGILSQKLDAMLKEAKIDSELMSSLGNSIKNFEGAAKAISPTVDSIASTKKYSEELSMAAAQMESLNSLYKVQLESASRNAEANKEIAENAGKLKEQMASMTANIASLNSVYGGMLSAMNNKG, via the coding sequence ATGGCATTATTAAGCAAAAAAACAATGAATTTCGCTTACGGTATGGGAGCGGCAGTAGTTATTATCGGAGCATTATTCAAAATTACTCACTTTGAATTAGGACCATTAACAGGAACATTAATGTTATCTATTGGTCTTTTGGTTGAGGCGGCAATTTTTGCTTTATCTGCATTCGAACCTGTTGAAGACGAATTGGACTGGACTTTAGTTTATCCAGAATTAGCTAATGGTCAAGCTAAATCTCAAGTTAAAAAAGAAGAGAAAGTTGATGCTCAAGGGATTTTATCTCAAAAATTAGATGCAATGTTGAAAGAAGCTAAAATTGACTCTGAGTTGATGTCAAGCTTAGGGAATAGTATCAAAAACTTTGAAGGAGCTGCTAAAGCAATTTCTCCAACAGTTGATTCTATTGCTTCTACAAAAAAATACAGCGAAGAGTTATCTATGGCTGCTGCTCAAATGGAATCATTAAATAGTTTATACAAAGTTCAATTAGAAAGTGCTTCAAGAAACGCTGAAGCTAATAAAGAAATCGCTGAAAATGCTGGTAAATTGAAAGAGCAAATGGCTTCAATGACAGCAAATATTGCTTCATTAAACAGTGTTTATGGAGGAATGCTTTCTGCAATGAACAACAAAGGATAA
- the gldN gene encoding gliding motility protein GldN: protein MNVRFFLVAIVTVLGSVAGFSQSNLLNAKKPSEIGLKTAAQLISDNDKPLAYGYVHDRDILMGKTTWEIIDLSEKINFPLYFPIDTANIGHDRRSLYDVLTKAMKSGKITEVYTDSYFNTKKSLKDIQGSLSRIDTTDAGRELINQDPDAYRSRVVKKKVVTGTGKKKTVTYVDETVGPTKSIPEEYILKQDLSAQDVSQYKIKGFWYFDKRQSELKYRLLGICPVTPDVYTMNSEEKDYIELFWVFFPASREVLHEAKTFNEKNSSMPISFDQILNSRRFNAVVYKEENIYGDRAVEDYMKDNSQNQLIESERIKEKIRNFEQDMWNY from the coding sequence ATGAATGTAAGATTTTTTTTAGTAGCTATTGTCACTGTATTAGGTAGTGTAGCTGGGTTTTCACAATCCAATCTTTTGAATGCCAAAAAGCCTAGTGAAATTGGACTTAAGACTGCAGCTCAACTTATTTCAGATAATGACAAACCATTAGCTTATGGGTATGTTCATGATAGAGATATCCTGATGGGAAAAACAACTTGGGAAATAATTGATTTAAGTGAAAAAATCAATTTCCCTCTTTATTTCCCTATTGATACTGCTAACATTGGACACGATAGACGTTCATTGTACGATGTTTTAACAAAAGCGATGAAGTCAGGTAAGATTACCGAAGTGTATACAGACAGTTATTTTAATACTAAAAAATCGCTTAAAGATATACAAGGTTCTTTATCTCGTATTGATACAACTGATGCTGGTAGAGAATTGATAAATCAAGACCCAGATGCATACAGATCTAGAGTAGTAAAGAAAAAAGTTGTTACTGGTACTGGTAAAAAGAAAACAGTTACTTATGTTGATGAGACAGTTGGACCAACGAAGAGTATTCCTGAGGAGTATATCTTGAAACAAGATTTATCTGCACAAGATGTTAGTCAATATAAGATTAAAGGTTTTTGGTATTTTGATAAACGTCAGAGTGAGTTAAAGTACCGTTTACTTGGAATATGTCCAGTAACTCCTGATGTTTACACAATGAACAGTGAGGAAAAAGATTATATTGAATTGTTCTGGGTGTTTTTCCCAGCATCAAGAGAGGTTTTGCATGAAGCAAAAACTTTTAATGAGAAGAATTCTTCAATGCCAATTTCTTTCGATCAAATCTTGAATTCAAGACGTTTTAATGCAGTTGTATATAAAGAGGAAAACATCTACGGAGACCGTGCGGTTGAAGATTATATGAAAGATAATTCCCAAAATCAGCTTATTGAATCGGAAAGAATTAAAGAGAAGATTCGTAATTTCGAACAAGATATGTGGAACTATTAA
- the gldM gene encoding gliding motility protein GldM, with protein MAGGKLTPRQKMINLMYLVFIAMLAMNMSKEVLSAFGLMNEKFENANAASTQNNQALLMSLDTKAAEAKGDFVAAAATAHKVEVITKEFDAYIATLKTDVLKGFTVDTETGKLPYENMDKGDNIDNWFIGEGYTKKGNEIIAKIEKYKSDIKAALGGDKKYAAIAKEVDAKFDLSEVKDKDGNKIKYLSYHFKGFPAVASVAKLSAWQNDVKKVEGDVYNSALGKAAVEAASYSNYQGVVVLDKNAYFQGEKVTGKVVLGRYDENTKPTSFNLNGRPGNIVNGQAKVDITAGGVGEQNINGQFTFLEDGKTIPVKFEGKYVVVPRPNSATISADKMNVVYRGVVNPMSISFAGISDKDVVASAPGLTKVGNGKYNMSPGTGTEVVINVTGKMSDGKMASDKKVYRIKGIPGPAGTIRGEMGVVKGPKSNLQVATIGAKLVDFDFEVGLDVVGFNFKIAGQPTVVVSGNRLNSQCITALSKAGRGDQVTISEIKTKLVGAGSYLLPRTAPVIYEIQ; from the coding sequence ATGGCAGGAGGAAAATTAACCCCTAGACAGAAGATGATTAACCTAATGTACTTGGTTTTCATCGCAATGTTAGCAATGAATATGTCCAAAGAAGTTTTATCGGCTTTTGGATTGATGAATGAAAAATTTGAAAATGCAAACGCTGCTTCTACACAAAACAATCAAGCTTTATTGATGTCTTTAGACACGAAGGCTGCTGAAGCAAAAGGAGACTTCGTTGCAGCTGCAGCTACAGCTCACAAAGTAGAAGTAATTACAAAAGAATTTGACGCTTACATCGCTACTTTAAAAACTGATGTTCTTAAAGGTTTTACTGTAGATACAGAAACAGGCAAATTACCATATGAAAATATGGACAAAGGTGACAACATTGATAACTGGTTTATTGGTGAAGGATACACTAAAAAAGGAAATGAAATTATTGCTAAAATTGAAAAGTATAAATCAGATATCAAAGCTGCTTTAGGTGGTGATAAAAAATATGCTGCAATTGCTAAAGAAGTTGATGCAAAGTTTGATTTAAGTGAGGTTAAAGATAAAGATGGTAATAAAATAAAATACCTATCATATCATTTTAAAGGTTTTCCAGCTGTAGCTTCTGTTGCAAAATTATCAGCTTGGCAAAATGATGTTAAAAAAGTAGAGGGTGATGTTTACAATTCTGCATTAGGAAAAGCAGCTGTTGAAGCAGCTTCTTACAGTAACTATCAAGGTGTTGTTGTATTAGATAAGAATGCTTATTTTCAAGGTGAAAAGGTAACTGGTAAAGTAGTTTTAGGTCGTTATGACGAAAACACTAAACCAACTTCCTTTAACTTAAATGGAAGACCAGGTAATATCGTTAATGGACAAGCAAAAGTTGATATTACAGCTGGTGGAGTTGGAGAGCAAAATATTAACGGTCAATTTACATTCTTGGAAGACGGTAAAACAATTCCTGTGAAATTTGAAGGTAAATATGTAGTGGTACCAAGACCTAATTCTGCGACTATTTCTGCAGATAAGATGAATGTAGTGTATCGTGGAGTAGTTAATCCAATGTCTATCTCTTTTGCAGGTATTTCTGATAAAGATGTAGTAGCTTCTGCTCCAGGTTTAACAAAAGTTGGAAACGGTAAATACAACATGAGTCCAGGTACAGGTACTGAGGTCGTTATTAATGTTACTGGAAAAATGTCTGATGGTAAAATGGCATCAGATAAGAAAGTGTATAGAATTAAAGGTATTCCTGGTCCAGCAGGTACTATTAGAGGTGAAATGGGTGTTGTAAAAGGACCTAAATCAAATCTACAAGTTGCTACAATAGGTGCTAAATTAGTTGATTTTGATTTTGAAGTAGGTTTGGATGTTGTTGGATTTAACTTCAAAATTGCAGGTCAACCTACAGTTGTAGTTTCAGGTAACCGTTTAAATTCACAGTGTATTACTGCTTTGTCAAAAGCAGGAAGAGGAGATCAAGTTACGATTTCTGAAATTAAAACTAAATTAGTTGGTGCTGGTAGTTATTTATTACCAAGAACAGCTCCAGTAATTTACGAAATACAATAA